In Panacibacter ginsenosidivorans, the following proteins share a genomic window:
- the rpsN gene encoding 30S ribosomal protein S14: MAKESIKARQRKREAMVAKYAEKRAALKAAGDYQGLDLLPKNASPVRLKNRCQLTGRPKGYMRYFGMSRVIFRDMALNGKIPGVKKASW; this comes from the coding sequence ATGGCAAAAGAATCAATAAAAGCCAGGCAGAGAAAACGTGAAGCAATGGTTGCTAAGTATGCTGAAAAGCGTGCCGCACTCAAAGCTGCTGGTGATTACCAGGGTTTGGATCTGCTTCCAAAAAATGCATCTCCGGTACGTTTAAAAAACCGTTGTCAGTTAACCGGTCGTCCTAAAGGTTACATGAGATACTTCGGTATGTCAAGGGTTATCTTTCGCGACATGGCACTGAATGGTAAAATACCGGGTGTAAAAAAAGCAAGCTGGTAA
- the rplN gene encoding 50S ribosomal protein L14 yields MIQQESRLNVADNSGAKEVLCIRVLGNSGQDYAKIGDKIVVTVKDAIPAGGIKKGTVSKAVIVRTTNKLRRKDGSYIRFDDNAVVLLNNADEPRGTRIFGPVARELRDKGYMKIISLAPEVL; encoded by the coding sequence ATGATTCAGCAGGAAAGCAGGCTTAACGTAGCCGATAACAGTGGTGCAAAAGAAGTGTTGTGCATCCGTGTATTGGGTAATAGTGGCCAGGACTACGCCAAGATTGGTGATAAAATAGTTGTTACTGTTAAGGATGCCATCCCTGCGGGTGGTATTAAAAAGGGTACTGTTTCAAAAGCAGTTATTGTTCGCACTACAAATAAATTACGTCGAAAGGATGGTTCTTATATCCGTTTTGATGATAACGCTGTTGTGTTACTGAACAATGCAGATGAGCCAAGAGGTACACGTATTTTCGGGCCGGTAGCAAGAGAATTGAGAGACAAGGGATATATGAAAATTATCTCTTTGGCACCTGAAGTGTTATAG
- the rplE gene encoding 50S ribosomal protein L5: MSTAKYTPRLQDKYAKDVVPALMKKFAYKSVMQTPRLEKICINRGVNGAVADKKTVDVAVEELTMITGQKAVPTVSKKDISNFKLRKGMPIGARVTLRGEKMYEFLDRLVSVALPRVRDFKGISDKAFDGRGNYTLGVTEQIIFPEIDIDKVAKITGMDITFVTTAANNEEAYELLKELGMPFKNAKKDNN, encoded by the coding sequence ATGAGCACTGCTAAATATACTCCGAGATTGCAGGACAAGTACGCTAAAGACGTAGTGCCTGCATTAATGAAGAAGTTTGCTTACAAAAGTGTAATGCAGACTCCAAGGCTTGAAAAAATCTGTATCAACCGTGGTGTTAATGGCGCTGTGGCTGATAAGAAAACAGTTGATGTTGCAGTTGAAGAACTGACAATGATCACTGGCCAGAAGGCTGTACCAACGGTAAGTAAGAAAGATATTTCAAACTTTAAGTTGCGTAAAGGAATGCCAATCGGTGCACGTGTAACATTACGTGGTGAAAAGATGTACGAATTCCTTGATCGTCTTGTATCTGTGGCTTTACCACGTGTACGTGACTTTAAAGGTATCAGTGATAAAGCATTTGATGGCCGTGGCAACTATACACTAGGTGTTACTGAGCAGATCATTTTCCCGGAGATCGATATTGATAAAGTGGCAAAGATCACTGGTATGGATATTACATTCGTAACTACTGCAGCTAATAATGAAGAAGCTTACGAATTATTGAAAGAGTTGGGCATGCCTTTCAAGAACGCAAAAAAAGATAATAACTAA
- the rpsQ gene encoding 30S ribosomal protein S17: MAERNLRKTRTGVVSSNKMTKTITVAVERKVKHPIYGKFVKKTTKFHAHDEKNECAVGDVVKIMESRPLSKTKRWRLVEIVEKAK; this comes from the coding sequence ATGGCCGAAAGAAATTTGCGTAAAACGAGAACAGGTGTTGTTAGCAGCAACAAGATGACTAAAACGATCACAGTTGCTGTTGAAAGAAAAGTAAAGCACCCTATCTATGGTAAGTTCGTTAAAAAGACTACCAAGTTTCATGCTCATGATGAAAAGAACGAGTGTGCTGTAGGAGACGTAGTAAAGATCATGGAATCACGTCCGCTTAGTAAAACAAAGCGTTGGAGATTAGTTGAGATCGTTGAAAAAGCGAAATAA
- the rplX gene encoding 50S ribosomal protein L24 has translation MSNRFKPKFNIKKGDSVVVIAGDDKDLKKPRTVLTVIVDKGRVVVEGVNIITKHTKPSAGNTKGGIVKKEAPINISNVMLWDAKAGAPTKVSRKREDGKLVRIAKKSGEVIK, from the coding sequence ATGAGCAACAGATTTAAACCTAAGTTTAATATTAAAAAAGGCGATTCAGTAGTGGTAATTGCCGGTGACGACAAGGATCTGAAAAAACCACGTACTGTTTTAACTGTTATCGTTGACAAGGGCCGTGTGGTTGTTGAAGGCGTTAATATTATAACTAAACATACTAAACCTTCTGCTGGTAACACTAAAGGTGGTATTGTAAAAAAAGAAGCTCCTATTAATATCAGCAATGTTATGTTGTGGGATGCTAAAGCCGGTGCACCAACTAAGGTTAGCCGCAAAAGAGAAGACGGAAAATTAGTTCGTATTGCAAAAAAATCCGGGGAGGTAATTAAATAA